One Jeotgalibaca porci genomic region harbors:
- a CDS encoding nuclease-related domain-containing protein — MLLRERELAIELRILQALKGRLLFSPEMERQLWNSESGQMGERAFDCIGAEYESHLVRVNDLVLSADGKLCQVDALYICDGVLYLFEVKNWTGAFRLNNGEFLGGSACPLAQLNRSRKILERVLWNLRISVPVEMRLVFMGPGVCLYGLRQEDPILMAHQLPKFFEGLRRQNRRFIQRSDIQLGERLVQCHVADNPYRKLPPYSSKTVASGIMCPNCRVAMRPYHAKNLICGDCGFNELKKNSLKRSITELDLLFPLEKQRVHQIYQWCDGLVSKRLIHKQLGSKESAQLNE, encoded by the coding sequence GTGTTATTAAGAGAACGCGAATTAGCAATTGAGCTGCGAATTTTACAAGCATTAAAAGGTCGCCTGTTATTTTCACCGGAAATGGAGCGTCAACTTTGGAATTCTGAATCGGGACAGATGGGAGAGCGGGCGTTTGATTGTATAGGCGCTGAGTACGAAAGTCATTTGGTACGCGTGAATGATTTGGTATTGTCTGCCGATGGGAAGTTATGCCAAGTGGATGCGTTGTATATTTGTGATGGTGTGCTGTATTTATTTGAAGTAAAGAATTGGACCGGTGCATTTCGTTTGAATAATGGTGAGTTCCTGGGCGGTTCCGCATGTCCATTGGCGCAATTAAATCGATCGCGGAAAATTCTCGAACGGGTGCTGTGGAATTTGCGTATTTCCGTTCCAGTAGAAATGCGATTGGTTTTTATGGGGCCGGGTGTATGTCTGTATGGTTTGCGCCAGGAGGATCCTATTTTAATGGCGCATCAGTTGCCCAAGTTTTTCGAGGGACTTCGCCGTCAAAATAGGAGATTTATTCAACGCTCAGATATTCAACTGGGTGAGCGTTTGGTGCAGTGTCATGTCGCAGATAATCCCTATCGGAAATTACCACCTTACAGCAGCAAAACGGTAGCGTCTGGAATCATGTGCCCGAACTGTCGGGTGGCTATGCGTCCTTATCATGCGAAAAATCTGATTTGCGGCGACTGTGGCTTTAACGAACTCAAGAAAAATAGCTTGAAGCGTTCCATCACCGAATTAGATTTACTATTTCCGCTTGAAAAGCAACGTGTGCACCAAATTTATCAGTGGTGTGATGGATTAGTTTCAAAAAGACTCATCCATAAACAGCTTGGTAGTAAAGAATCTGCACAACTTAACGAATAA
- the yghU gene encoding glutathione-dependent disulfide-bond oxidoreductase translates to MTAYEKPKVWKWEDEELNKGGNRPTAGARFEQTLPVGEAPFQLYSLGTPNGIKVTIMFEELKELGIVDADYDVYTINIGKDDQFGSDFVKINPNSKIPALVDYSADKPLNIFESGSILLYLAEKFNKLLPNDLHERTETLNWLFWQVGAGPYVGGGFGHFFAYAPEPLQYPIDRFTMETKRQLDLLDKTLAERPYIVGETYTIADIAIWSWYGRLAMGDLYEGSAEFLDVASYKHVMEWSKRISERPGVQKGLAVAYKSLEN, encoded by the coding sequence ATGACAGCATACGAGAAACCGAAAGTGTGGAAGTGGGAAGACGAGGAATTGAATAAAGGTGGAAACCGTCCGACAGCGGGTGCCCGTTTTGAGCAAACGTTACCGGTTGGCGAGGCGCCTTTCCAGTTGTATTCATTGGGAACACCGAACGGAATTAAAGTAACCATTATGTTTGAAGAGTTGAAAGAACTTGGGATTGTGGATGCGGATTATGATGTCTATACCATCAATATTGGAAAAGATGATCAATTTGGTTCAGACTTTGTCAAAATCAATCCGAACTCAAAAATTCCGGCACTCGTCGACTATAGTGCGGATAAACCCCTTAATATTTTCGAGTCCGGCTCCATCCTTCTTTACCTGGCTGAGAAATTCAACAAGCTTCTTCCGAACGACCTTCACGAACGGACGGAAACATTAAACTGGTTATTCTGGCAAGTTGGAGCGGGACCATATGTCGGCGGTGGATTCGGGCACTTCTTTGCTTATGCACCGGAGCCGTTGCAGTATCCGATTGACCGCTTTACGATGGAAACGAAACGTCAATTGGATCTATTAGATAAAACATTGGCAGAGCGTCCGTACATTGTTGGCGAAACGTATACAATCGCGGATATCGCGATTTGGTCATGGTATGGTCGTTTAGCGATGGGAGACCTTTACGAAGGTTCGGCAGAATTCTTGGATGTCGCCTCCTACAAGCATGTAATGGAATGGTCGAAACGTATTTCTGAAAGACCAGGCGTACAAAAAGGCCTGGCTGTCGCGTATAAATCACTGGAAAACTAA
- a CDS encoding TetR/AcrR family transcriptional regulator, with protein MKGEKMARKKTFTQAELYQATHDLILKVGYANFTFQLLSKELDITRTGLYKHFSNKDELLNAYLNAKLEEVVEQVETTQWPTDYLQKLDGVIDLVFGYAETHQISSMVPTQKWTKENENDPNVIKSKDLHVRFFGFIQEAIATGMKEGYLNSDIPPIVIIETIFHIINIPNQAQLSNAQRLYYVKKMLFEGILKQN; from the coding sequence GTGAAAGGAGAAAAAATGGCACGTAAAAAAACATTTACCCAAGCAGAATTGTACCAGGCAACCCATGATCTCATTTTAAAAGTCGGATACGCTAACTTTACTTTTCAGCTTTTGTCAAAAGAATTAGATATAACGCGGACCGGGTTATATAAGCATTTTTCAAACAAAGATGAATTGTTAAATGCCTACTTAAATGCGAAGCTTGAAGAAGTTGTCGAGCAGGTTGAAACGACGCAATGGCCAACAGATTATCTTCAGAAATTAGATGGGGTGATTGATTTAGTATTTGGCTATGCTGAAACGCACCAGATTTCATCCATGGTTCCGACGCAGAAGTGGACCAAAGAAAATGAAAACGATCCGAATGTCATTAAATCTAAAGATTTGCATGTTCGTTTCTTTGGATTTATTCAAGAAGCGATTGCTACCGGAATGAAAGAAGGCTATTTGAACTCGGATATTCCCCCAATAGTGATTATCGAAACCATTTTTCATATCATCAATATTCCGAATCAAGCACAACTATCAAACGCGCAACGCCTTTATTATGTAAAAAAAATGCTTTTTGAAGGAATTCTAAAACAAAATTAG
- a CDS encoding ABC transporter permease, with translation MFLARKELWFSKKRFFLIGFIIVLITWLVFVLSGLGNGLSDLGTAVIRYSDLDVAIFEKDSELTLGKSTLPESVVAEALEVEGVEEAASIATAAGAIYRGVNVDEETGKKTAVLFVGIEPGSFMEPKTISGENLDEAEPNRVLVDESLMREGFKLNDKITLNGVGTEYTIGGFVSNKTLNHMPAIFVTMDTLRGFKYMVPGSDMGIEKPISAVFLKGNNIDTEELTAAIDGIETGSIKETLNGIPGYSAESGTINLMLWLLIFISAFVIAVFFYVLTTQKVNQFGVMKAIGASNGFIIKSVVSEVFLLSGISILIGVGLTYLMTLVLPEDMPFTLLPNMVMLYGVILLATSLIGSLFSIRSIIKIDPITALGRVE, from the coding sequence ATGTTTTTAGCACGTAAAGAACTATGGTTTTCTAAAAAACGTTTTTTCCTAATTGGATTTATTATCGTCCTTATTACATGGCTCGTATTTGTATTGTCAGGATTAGGAAATGGTCTATCCGACCTAGGAACGGCAGTTATCCGTTATTCAGATTTGGATGTAGCTATTTTTGAAAAGGATTCAGAATTGACTCTAGGGAAGTCTACGTTACCGGAGTCAGTAGTAGCAGAAGCTCTTGAAGTTGAAGGAGTGGAAGAAGCTGCCAGTATCGCAACAGCCGCTGGAGCAATCTATCGTGGGGTAAACGTTGATGAAGAAACCGGCAAAAAGACAGCCGTTTTATTTGTTGGTATTGAGCCAGGAAGTTTTATGGAACCTAAGACTATCTCAGGTGAAAATTTAGATGAAGCGGAACCGAACCGTGTGTTAGTCGATGAAAGTTTGATGCGTGAAGGCTTCAAACTTAATGACAAAATCACCTTAAATGGTGTCGGAACAGAATATACAATCGGTGGTTTTGTATCGAACAAAACATTGAATCATATGCCGGCTATTTTCGTAACCATGGATACATTGCGCGGCTTTAAATACATGGTACCGGGATCAGATATGGGTATTGAAAAACCAATCAGTGCTGTATTCTTAAAAGGTAACAACATTGATACTGAAGAATTGACTGCTGCCATTGATGGAATCGAAACAGGTAGTATCAAAGAAACATTAAACGGTATTCCGGGTTATTCTGCCGAGAGTGGCACAATCAACTTAATGTTATGGTTGTTAATCTTTATCTCTGCATTTGTTATTGCTGTCTTCTTCTATGTATTGACTACTCAAAAAGTAAATCAATTTGGAGTTATGAAAGCAATCGGTGCGAGCAATGGTTTTATCATTAAGAGCGTTGTTTCTGAAGTGTTCTTGCTATCTGGTATCAGCATCTTAATCGGTGTCGGACTGACATACTTGATGACATTAGTATTGCCAGAAGACATGCCGTTTACTTTGCTGCCAAATATGGTTATGCTTTACGGCGTCATTTTGCTAGCTACAAGTTTAATTGGTTCATTGTTCTCAATTAGAAGCATTATCAAAATTGATCCAATTACTGCATTAGGGAGGGTTGAATAA
- a CDS encoding ABC transporter ATP-binding protein, translating into MSGITLTNVTKVYTEADVTTKALDNLSLSVEPGEFVAIIGPSGSGKSTFLSIAGALLQPSEGKVMIDGEDIATLSEKKLSYARLSKIGFILQTSNLLPYLTVIDQLLVVKKMSGKITPEDREFAKELLTDIGLGEKMNKYPHQLSGGERQRTAIARSFMNDPKIILADEPTASLDTKRAHEVVSLIAKEVKARKKAAVMVTHDERMLRYCDRVYRIEDGILTQES; encoded by the coding sequence ATGAGTGGTATTACACTAACGAATGTAACAAAAGTATATACAGAGGCTGATGTAACAACAAAAGCATTAGACAACTTATCTCTAAGTGTAGAACCTGGAGAGTTTGTTGCGATTATCGGACCATCTGGATCCGGTAAAAGTACGTTCCTTTCAATAGCGGGTGCATTGCTGCAACCGAGCGAAGGGAAAGTAATGATCGACGGCGAGGACATCGCAACATTGTCTGAGAAAAAACTATCTTATGCACGTTTATCAAAAATTGGTTTCATCTTGCAAACTTCAAATCTACTTCCTTACTTAACAGTAATCGATCAATTACTAGTTGTTAAGAAAATGAGCGGTAAAATTACGCCGGAAGATCGCGAATTTGCAAAAGAATTGCTGACTGATATCGGTCTCGGAGAAAAAATGAATAAGTACCCACACCAATTATCAGGTGGGGAACGTCAACGTACTGCGATTGCGCGATCATTCATGAATGATCCAAAAATCATTTTAGCTGATGAACCAACTGCCAGTCTTGATACAAAACGTGCACACGAAGTCGTATCTTTAATCGCGAAAGAAGTAAAAGCGCGTAAAAAAGCGGCTGTTATGGTAACACATGATGAGCGTATGTTACGCTACTGTGACCGTGTTTATAGAATCGAAGATGGTATTTTAACACAAGAAAGTTGA
- a CDS encoding Lin0368 family putative glycerol transporter subunit: MTLGQAIATVFGGFLFPFVIRMVWGKMVETFGAPGGWVAAAFVVGTLWTINHGLDNPMITQSGGVWIDMAVAGGVGVYVASAVKGGKIKGSLTNLAAALAGGVLGGFILSLFL; encoded by the coding sequence ATGACATTAGGACAAGCAATTGCAACTGTATTTGGAGGATTCCTATTCCCATTTGTCATTCGAATGGTATGGGGTAAAATGGTTGAAACGTTCGGCGCTCCAGGTGGGTGGGTTGCAGCAGCGTTTGTTGTTGGAACGCTTTGGACAATTAACCACGGTTTAGACAATCCAATGATTACACAAAGTGGTGGCGTTTGGATTGATATGGCTGTTGCAGGTGGCGTGGGTGTTTACGTAGCTTCTGCAGTTAAAGGTGGTAAAATTAAAGGCTCATTAACGAACTTGGCGGCAGCATTGGCTGGTGGCGTTCTGGGCGGATTCATTTTATCATTATTCTTATAA
- a CDS encoding Lin0368 family putative glycerol transporter subunit: MKFLRSMIGYMIAGMLVMTAFDAFAGQYGIVGGVFAAFIVIGPMWFMNHYVGLIQNLDENAFVDMTMGIGLVGIFRDTFIKGMPALMDTVPTLALVILGAVIAGFVAAAIEKDMEKDDHVPADTEPGPGYDADGGVNK, from the coding sequence ATGAAATTTCTACGTAGTATGATAGGCTACATGATTGCCGGTATGCTCGTTATGACTGCATTTGATGCATTTGCAGGACAATACGGTATCGTTGGTGGCGTTTTTGCTGCTTTCATCGTGATCGGTCCAATGTGGTTCATGAACCACTATGTTGGTTTAATCCAAAACTTGGATGAGAATGCTTTTGTCGATATGACAATGGGTATTGGTCTGGTTGGTATCTTCAGAGACACATTTATTAAAGGTATGCCTGCTTTGATGGATACAGTTCCAACACTTGCATTAGTTATTTTAGGAGCTGTTATTGCTGGTTTTGTAGCAGCAGCGATTGAAAAAGATATGGAAAAAGATGATCACGTTCCAGCTGATACTGAGCCAGGACCAGGATATGATGCGGATGGAGGAGTTAACAAATGA
- a CDS encoding NAD(P)-binding oxidoreductase, whose amino-acid sequence MKVFFVGANGKVARHFADFVKYDAAIQEVAMIRNAEQADFFKERGIETVLLDLTKNTVSELAEGMRGSDAVIFSAGAGGSSPEQTVLIDLEGAVKTMTAAEEAGIKRFIMVSTFRTGHEEMAKENALQTYTIAKHYADEWLKNRTTLDWTIVHPGILVNDAGTGKVSVGMGQEVAEVPRQDVAQTLVSVLHSDNTIKKEFEVLGGQTAVEEAVKSI is encoded by the coding sequence GTGAAAGTGTTTTTTGTAGGTGCAAACGGAAAAGTAGCGCGTCATTTTGCCGATTTCGTCAAATATGATGCCGCTATTCAAGAAGTTGCGATGATTCGAAATGCAGAACAAGCGGACTTCTTTAAAGAACGTGGGATTGAAACGGTCTTGTTGGATTTGACCAAAAATACAGTGAGCGAACTGGCAGAGGGAATGCGCGGATCAGATGCGGTTATTTTCAGTGCAGGAGCAGGGGGAAGCAGCCCGGAACAAACCGTGTTAATTGATTTAGAAGGGGCCGTAAAAACAATGACTGCTGCTGAAGAGGCGGGAATCAAACGCTTTATCATGGTCAGTACGTTCCGGACGGGTCACGAAGAGATGGCAAAAGAAAATGCGCTACAAACGTATACGATTGCGAAACATTATGCCGATGAGTGGTTGAAGAATCGGACAACATTGGATTGGACCATCGTACATCCGGGCATCCTGGTGAATGATGCAGGAACAGGGAAGGTTTCAGTCGGAATGGGACAAGAGGTAGCGGAAGTACCGCGTCAAGATGTCGCACAAACATTGGTATCTGTTTTGCATAGTGACAACACGATCAAGAAAGAGTTTGAAGTGCTGGGCGGACAGACCGCTGTTGAAGAAGCTGTAAAAAGTATTTAA
- a CDS encoding heavy metal translocating P-type ATPase, with product MQREILARKNQITLVSGILILIGLFGHFVLHSTVVFNTAFIIASILGATPIAIQAYQSLKVKVISIDVLVTIAVIGAFAIQNYEESAIVTFLFLFGSYLEQRTLNKTRSAIRSLTEMAPESALLQTENGEFVEVDVDDVDEGAILLVKTGARVPVDGTVLIGEGHINEASITGESVPVTKIEGSGVFAGTILENGTIQIRADKVGEDTTFGKIIELVEEAQDSKSEAERFIDRFSKYYTPAVLVIAFVAWLFTRDVELGITILVLGCPGALVIGVPVSNVAGIGNGARHGVLLKGSEVIGDFSRVDTIVFDKTGTLTVGNPEVAEKAYYNEDTEIILGYLASIERESDHPLAKAVLKEIGETTFSSVENTEVVKGGGIIATVEGKRVAVGNVALMEREKVGLNEQARQDIARFEKNGNSLVLTAVDGELAVLMGIRDQIRPGVKEDLQALKRLGVKDLVVLSGDNQGTVDLVAAELGLTEAHGHMLPEDKSAYIGKLQEQGQIVAFVGDGVNDSPSLALADIGIAMGSGTDVAIETSDVVLMNSDFSRLPHALGLTKITARNMKQNILIAVGVVLVLLASLLFSDWMNMAIGMLVHEGSILVVILNGMRLLNFSLKGDRKRTVTEPKSDFILEK from the coding sequence ATGCAAAGGGAAATATTAGCACGTAAAAATCAAATCACGCTTGTCTCAGGTATTCTGATTCTGATTGGTCTGTTTGGCCATTTCGTCTTACATAGTACAGTCGTTTTTAATACAGCATTTATTATCGCATCAATTCTTGGAGCAACACCAATTGCCATTCAGGCTTATCAATCTTTGAAGGTAAAAGTGATTAGTATTGATGTATTGGTTACGATTGCCGTTATTGGCGCATTTGCGATTCAAAATTACGAGGAGTCCGCAATCGTCACGTTTCTATTCTTGTTTGGTTCGTATTTGGAACAACGGACTTTGAACAAAACACGTTCCGCTATTCGCTCTTTAACGGAAATGGCGCCTGAAAGTGCATTATTGCAGACAGAAAACGGAGAATTTGTGGAAGTTGACGTGGATGATGTAGACGAAGGCGCCATTTTATTGGTGAAGACAGGCGCGCGCGTTCCGGTTGATGGCACGGTATTAATTGGGGAAGGGCATATAAACGAAGCCAGCATAACGGGTGAGTCCGTCCCTGTTACTAAAATAGAAGGATCGGGCGTTTTCGCCGGGACCATTCTTGAAAATGGAACGATTCAAATTCGCGCTGACAAAGTCGGCGAAGATACGACTTTTGGTAAAATCATCGAATTGGTAGAAGAGGCTCAAGATTCAAAATCAGAAGCAGAGCGTTTTATCGACCGTTTTTCTAAATACTACACGCCTGCCGTTTTGGTTATTGCATTCGTCGCTTGGTTATTTACACGTGATGTAGAGTTAGGCATCACTATTTTGGTACTGGGATGTCCGGGTGCTTTGGTGATTGGAGTACCGGTATCGAACGTTGCGGGAATTGGGAACGGTGCACGTCACGGCGTCTTGTTAAAAGGGAGCGAAGTAATCGGAGATTTCAGTCGCGTCGATACGATCGTATTTGATAAGACGGGAACATTGACAGTCGGTAATCCAGAAGTGGCAGAAAAAGCATACTACAACGAAGATACAGAAATAATTCTCGGTTACTTGGCCAGTATCGAGCGCGAATCGGACCACCCATTGGCAAAAGCTGTCCTGAAAGAAATCGGCGAAACAACATTTTCATCAGTCGAAAACACAGAAGTTGTTAAAGGCGGCGGGATTATCGCAACGGTTGAAGGGAAACGAGTGGCGGTTGGAAACGTCGCATTGATGGAACGTGAAAAGGTAGGCTTGAATGAACAGGCACGCCAAGATATCGCTCGTTTTGAAAAGAATGGAAATTCGCTTGTTTTAACAGCAGTCGACGGGGAATTAGCCGTGTTGATGGGAATACGGGATCAAATTCGTCCAGGAGTAAAAGAGGATTTGCAGGCATTGAAGCGTTTAGGTGTGAAAGATTTGGTCGTTCTTTCTGGAGATAACCAAGGAACAGTTGATTTGGTTGCTGCAGAACTAGGTTTGACCGAAGCGCATGGGCACATGCTGCCAGAAGATAAATCTGCCTATATTGGCAAGCTGCAAGAGCAGGGTCAAATCGTCGCATTTGTTGGTGATGGTGTCAATGATAGTCCTTCACTTGCTTTAGCGGACATCGGAATCGCGATGGGGAGCGGAACGGACGTAGCAATTGAAACGTCTGATGTGGTGTTGATGAACTCTGATTTCAGCCGCTTACCACATGCACTGGGATTGACGAAAATTACGGCGCGCAATATGAAACAGAATATTCTGATTGCAGTCGGGGTCGTCTTGGTTCTCTTGGCCAGTTTACTGTTTAGCGATTGGATGAACATGGCAATCGGTATGCTGGTTCATGAAGGCAGTATTCTCGTTGTTATTTTGAACGGGATGCGTCTGTTGAACTTTTCGCTAAAGGGCGATAGAAAGAGAACTGTCACAGAACCGAAGAGTGATTTCATTTTAGAAAAATAA
- a CDS encoding helix-turn-helix transcriptional regulator: MKNKIANLRKPLKLSQKELAEKCRVTRQTINAIENDKYDPTLQLAFDLARVLQTTVDELFESE, translated from the coding sequence GTGAAAAATAAAATCGCAAACTTGCGTAAACCGCTGAAGCTTTCACAAAAAGAGTTGGCGGAAAAGTGCCGCGTCACCCGTCAGACTATTAATGCGATTGAAAATGATAAGTATGATCCGACGTTACAACTCGCCTTTGATTTGGCCCGAGTTCTGCAGACGACCGTTGACGAATTGTTTGAAAGTGAGTGA
- a CDS encoding four-helix bundle copper-binding protein, whose protein sequence is MMDATLETLVEKVRACQKACNMCFDACLKEDHMMAECIRSDRECADMCGIVLDFSQRESKLFPDLVAVCARACGMCADECEKHDHDHCQECAKACRACEEACNAYVAAHN, encoded by the coding sequence ATGATGGATGCTACATTGGAGACGTTAGTGGAAAAGGTGCGCGCATGTCAAAAGGCTTGTAATATGTGTTTTGATGCCTGTCTCAAAGAGGATCATATGATGGCAGAATGTATCCGTTCGGACCGAGAGTGTGCGGATATGTGTGGGATTGTATTGGATTTTTCTCAACGCGAAAGTAAATTATTCCCGGATTTAGTAGCAGTATGTGCACGTGCGTGCGGCATGTGTGCAGATGAATGTGAAAAACATGATCATGACCACTGTCAAGAATGTGCGAAAGCATGCCGTGCGTGTGAAGAAGCCTGTAATGCGTATGTTGCAGCTCACAATTAA
- a CDS encoding competence/damage-inducible protein A → MKAEIISVGSSLLTGRAVNENAAFLTRELTALGITIAEAVMIAEEPEKLTETLKRAEKHADLIVITGGLGPDADDSVKTTLSKYLKKPLVLDEDTQNRIITFHKNSDLVMPENNQLQALTLLDSIPLENVTGLALGMFYQSDTHAYLLLPGPTDELIPMFNENTKPVITKHLLKNKKIAKKIIRLFGLTLAQANHDLADLLTTETNPVVQLYPDGLEIEVQITAMHKSEEKAQEAIVKIEKEIVKRTQPFIIGEGDQNLPNIVRELLISKDLKITGAESLTGGAFLSEVSSLFEAGSIFEGGIVTYSETIKNELLGVTKETIRKHGVVSAECAFEMAEKARAKFNADIGVSLTGAAGPSSLEGEIPGTVWVGIATKENETFAKKFHFGYKRNLNREYSVWSAFNMVRQLLVGEAIPDTVKKK, encoded by the coding sequence ATGAAAGCTGAGATAATTTCTGTAGGTTCCAGTCTGCTGACGGGACGCGCAGTTAATGAGAACGCAGCTTTTTTAACGCGGGAACTCACGGCACTTGGAATCACGATTGCGGAAGCCGTCATGATAGCAGAGGAGCCAGAAAAACTTACCGAAACTCTAAAACGCGCGGAAAAGCACGCGGATCTCATCGTCATTACCGGGGGACTCGGACCTGACGCTGACGATAGCGTAAAAACCACGCTTTCAAAATATCTGAAAAAGCCATTGGTTCTGGATGAGGATACCCAGAATCGGATTATTACCTTTCACAAAAACTCCGACCTGGTCATGCCGGAAAACAACCAGTTACAGGCCTTGACGCTGCTGGATTCTATTCCCTTGGAGAACGTTACGGGTCTTGCCTTGGGGATGTTTTATCAAAGTGACACTCATGCCTATCTCTTATTACCGGGGCCGACGGATGAATTAATTCCGATGTTTAACGAAAATACCAAACCGGTTATTACCAAGCATCTATTGAAAAATAAAAAGATTGCAAAGAAAATTATTCGCTTATTCGGCCTGACACTGGCACAAGCAAACCATGATTTGGCGGACCTGCTGACGACGGAAACGAACCCCGTTGTTCAACTTTACCCGGATGGGCTGGAAATTGAAGTGCAAATAACCGCCATGCACAAAAGTGAAGAAAAAGCGCAGGAAGCTATTGTTAAAATTGAAAAAGAAATCGTCAAGCGCACGCAACCGTTTATCATTGGCGAGGGCGATCAGAATTTACCGAATATCGTTCGGGAACTGCTGATTTCGAAAGATTTGAAGATTACCGGTGCTGAGAGTTTAACGGGCGGTGCATTTTTGAGTGAAGTTTCTAGCTTGTTCGAGGCGGGTTCTATTTTTGAAGGCGGTATTGTCACATACAGCGAAACCATTAAAAATGAACTTTTGGGTGTGACCAAAGAAACGATTAGGAAGCATGGGGTTGTCAGTGCCGAATGCGCATTTGAAATGGCAGAAAAGGCGCGAGCCAAATTCAATGCTGACATTGGGGTTTCTCTAACCGGCGCGGCTGGTCCGAGTTCATTGGAAGGAGAAATTCCGGGCACAGTATGGGTTGGAATAGCTACGAAAGAAAACGAAACCTTTGCTAAGAAATTTCACTTCGGCTACAAGCGCAATTTAAATCGAGAATATTCGGTCTGGAGCGCCTTTAACATGGTCCGCCAGCTACTCGTTGGCGAAGCAATCCCTGATACAGTGAAGAAAAAGTAA